One Carassius carassius chromosome 28, fCarCar2.1, whole genome shotgun sequence genomic window carries:
- the sbds gene encoding ribosome maturation protein SBDS, translating into MSIFTPTNQIRLTNVAVVRMKKGGKRFEIACYKNKVMSWRSGAEKDLDEVLQTNSVFVNVSKGQVAKKDDLSSAFGTEDLTEICKQILAKGELQVSDKERQSQLEQMFRDIATIVAEKCVNPETKRPYTVSLIERAMKDIHFSVKANKSTKQQALEVIKQLQQSIQIQRAHMRLRFVLPARDGKRLKEKLRPLIKTVESEDFDEQLEMVCLIDPGCFRDVDELIRCETKGKGTLEVLSLKDVEEGDEKLE; encoded by the exons ATGTCAATATTCACACCTACTAACCAGATCAGGTTAACTAATGTCGCCGTCGTGAGGATGAAGAAAGGAGGGAAGAGGTTTGAAATCGCCTGTTATAAGAACAAAGTGATGAGCTGGAGATCTGGAGC ggaGAAGGATCTTGATGAAGTCCTGCAAACAAACTCAGTGTTTGTCAATGTGTCCAAGGGTCAAGTGGCCAAGAAGGACGACCTGTCAAGCGCTTTCGGCACAGAAGACCTGACAGAAATATGCAAACAG ATTTTAGCTAAAGGAGAGCTGCAGGTGTCAGACAAGGAGCGCCAGAGTCAGCTGGAGCAGATGTTTCGTGACATCGCCACTATCGTGGCAGAAAAGTGTGTGAACCCAGAGACCAAGCGGCCCTACACCGTGAGTCTGATCGAGAGAGCCATGAAGGACATCCACTTCTCTGTGAAGGCCAACAAGAGCACCAAACAGCAG GCGCTCGAGGTCATCAAGCAGCTGCAGCAGTCCATCCAGATCCAGAGAGCTCACATGCGGCTGCGCTTCGTCCTGCCGGCCAGAGACGGGAAGAGACTGAAGGAGAAGCTCAGACCCTTGATCAAGACCGTAGAGAGCGAGGACTTCGACGAGCAGCTGGAGATG GTGTGTCTGATCGATCCGGGATGTTTCCGTGATGTGGATGAGCTGATCCGCTGCGAGACTAAAGGCAAGGGGACACTGGAGGTGCTCAGTCTCAAAGACGTGGAGGAAGGAGACGAGAAACTAGAATAA